The following are from one region of the Stenotrophomonas lactitubi genome:
- a CDS encoding alpha/beta hydrolase yields the protein MSARRSLLAVSLALLSASAAAGEPQQVAARLLDHLQAGRIADAEAMLTPQMAAAVPADKLRGLWQSLGELKQRGPAHSSEQQGLHLVDVPLQFASGAVIAQVAVNAQDKVAGLLLRPAPAAKAAPPPADADYSEADFSVPQARGALPGTLSLPKGKGPFPAVVLVHGSGPQDRDETIGGNRPFLDIARGLAAHGIAVLRYDKRTHARPQDFQSGSFNVDDETTDDAVAALSALAADPRIDGKRIFVLGHSQGGMLAPRIASRWPQARGAILWAAPARTLLELLPEQNRYLLSLDGSISAPEQAFLDKLAAQIAAARSDKPIPASELPLGVPQAFWKSIESVNARGDAAALKKPLLMLHGGRDFQVPETDWALWKKALADRTDVQWKAYPALNHIGIAGSGSSSLKEYAQPGHVDGQLIDDVARWVESQR from the coding sequence ATGAGCGCACGCCGTTCGTTGCTTGCCGTTTCGCTCGCCCTGTTGTCCGCCAGTGCAGCCGCTGGTGAACCGCAGCAGGTCGCAGCACGCCTGCTCGATCACCTGCAGGCGGGGCGGATCGCCGATGCCGAAGCCATGCTGACCCCGCAGATGGCCGCGGCCGTGCCTGCCGACAAGCTGCGGGGCCTTTGGCAATCGCTGGGTGAACTGAAGCAGCGCGGACCAGCGCACAGCAGCGAGCAGCAAGGCCTGCACCTGGTGGACGTACCGCTGCAGTTCGCCAGTGGCGCGGTGATTGCGCAGGTGGCGGTGAACGCACAGGACAAAGTAGCGGGTCTGCTGCTGCGGCCTGCCCCGGCCGCCAAGGCAGCGCCGCCGCCGGCCGACGCGGACTACAGCGAAGCCGATTTCAGCGTGCCGCAGGCGCGCGGTGCACTGCCCGGCACGCTGTCCCTGCCCAAGGGCAAAGGACCGTTCCCGGCCGTAGTGCTGGTGCACGGCTCCGGCCCGCAGGATCGCGACGAAACCATCGGTGGCAACCGCCCGTTCCTGGACATCGCCCGCGGCCTGGCCGCGCACGGCATCGCAGTACTGCGCTACGACAAGCGCACCCATGCCCGCCCGCAGGATTTCCAGAGCGGCAGCTTCAACGTTGATGACGAGACCACCGACGACGCCGTCGCCGCGCTGAGCGCGTTGGCTGCGGACCCACGCATCGACGGCAAGCGGATCTTCGTGCTCGGCCACAGCCAGGGCGGCATGCTCGCCCCGCGCATCGCCAGCCGCTGGCCACAGGCGCGCGGCGCGATCCTGTGGGCCGCGCCGGCGCGCACATTGCTTGAGCTGCTGCCGGAGCAGAACCGCTACCTGTTGTCGCTGGACGGCTCGATCAGTGCGCCGGAACAAGCGTTCCTGGACAAGCTGGCCGCACAGATCGCCGCGGCCCGCAGCGACAAGCCCATACCCGCCAGCGAACTGCCGCTGGGTGTGCCGCAGGCGTTCTGGAAAAGCATCGAATCGGTGAACGCTCGTGGCGATGCGGCGGCACTGAAAAAACCACTGCTGATGCTGCACGGCGGCCGCGACTTCCAGGTACCGGAAACGGATTGGGCACTGTGGAAAAAAGCCCTGGCCGATCGCACGGACGTGCAATGGAAGGCCTACCCTGCCCTCAACCACATCGGCATCGCCGGCAGCGGCTCCAGTTCATTGAAGGAATACGCGCAGCCGGGCCACGTCGATGGGCAGCTGATCGATGACGTCGCGCGCTGGGTGGAGTCGCAACGATGA
- a CDS encoding DUF4177 domain-containing protein, with protein MSKRWSYLTVEVKTTMMGLQKADDIQAELSRQGQLGWELVNIIIPAPMRPALLVFKKEL; from the coding sequence ATGAGCAAGCGCTGGAGCTACCTGACCGTCGAGGTCAAGACCACCATGATGGGACTGCAGAAAGCCGACGACATCCAGGCCGAACTCAGCCGCCAGGGCCAGCTCGGCTGGGAACTGGTCAACATCATCATCCCGGCGCCGATGCGCCCGGCCCTGCTGGTCTTCAAGAAGGAGCTGTGA
- a CDS encoding type II toxin-antitoxin system antitoxin, producing MSEKKAYPLRINAEVLAAAQRWADDELRSLNAQIEYVLRDALRKAGRLPKPKPSPEDKE from the coding sequence ATGAGCGAGAAAAAAGCCTATCCGCTGCGCATCAACGCCGAGGTCCTGGCGGCCGCACAGCGCTGGGCGGACGATGAACTGCGCAGCCTCAACGCGCAGATCGAATACGTGCTGCGCGACGCACTGCGCAAGGCAGGACGCCTGCCGAAACCCAAGCCATCGCCGGAGGACAAGGAATGA
- a CDS encoding SPFH domain-containing protein: MKEKSLSSLNGLGALAGSLVVALAGGALFVAGVAAKASTGSPNVLLILAGLLIAALALVALAGLYTVQPNQAAVVSLFGKYVGTVKDNGLRWNNPFFSKRRVSQRVRNFESGKLKVNELDGSPIEIAAVIVWQVVDASEAVYNVDDYESFVHIQSESALRAMATSYPYDQHEDGQLALRSHASEISQHLKNELAERLADAGVQVIDARISHLAYAAEIAQAMLQRQQANAVIAARSRIVAGAVGMVEMALAELQKNGVVQLDEERKAHMVSNLLTVLCSDRGTQPVVNTGSLY; encoded by the coding sequence ATGAAAGAGAAGTCGCTGTCCTCCCTCAACGGCCTCGGCGCGCTCGCCGGGTCCCTGGTCGTGGCCCTCGCCGGCGGCGCCCTGTTCGTGGCCGGGGTTGCGGCGAAGGCCAGCACCGGCTCGCCCAACGTGCTGCTGATCCTGGCCGGCCTGCTGATCGCCGCGCTGGCCCTGGTCGCGCTGGCCGGCCTGTATACCGTGCAGCCCAACCAGGCGGCGGTGGTCAGCCTGTTCGGCAAGTACGTAGGCACCGTCAAGGACAACGGCCTGCGCTGGAACAATCCCTTCTTCAGCAAGCGCCGCGTGAGCCAGCGCGTGCGTAATTTCGAGAGCGGCAAGCTGAAGGTCAACGAGCTGGACGGCAGCCCGATCGAGATCGCCGCAGTGATCGTCTGGCAGGTGGTCGATGCCTCCGAAGCGGTCTACAACGTGGACGACTACGAGAGCTTCGTGCACATCCAGTCCGAATCGGCGCTGCGCGCGATGGCCACCAGCTATCCCTACGACCAGCACGAGGACGGCCAGCTAGCGCTGCGCAGCCACGCCAGCGAGATCTCCCAGCACCTGAAGAACGAACTGGCCGAGCGCCTGGCCGATGCCGGCGTGCAGGTGATCGATGCGCGCATCAGCCACCTCGCCTACGCCGCCGAGATCGCCCAGGCGATGCTGCAGCGTCAACAGGCAAACGCGGTGATCGCCGCACGCTCGCGTATCGTTGCCGGTGCGGTCGGCATGGTCGAGATGGCGCTGGCCGAACTGCAGAAGAACGGCGTGGTGCAGCTGGATGAGGAGCGCAAGGCGCACATGGTCAGCAACCTGTTGACCGTGCTGTGCTCGGACCGCGGCACGCAGCCGGTCGTCAACACCGGCTCGCTGTACTGA
- the purT gene encoding formate-dependent phosphoribosylglycinamide formyltransferase gives MAKLGTPLSPSATRVLLLGSGELGKEVAIELQRLGVEVIAADRYADAPAMQVAHRSHVIDMLDAMALRQLIAQEQPHLVVPEIEAIHTETLVQLEQEQDLQVIPTARAARLTMDREGIRRLAAETLGLPTSPYRFVDTEAEYRDAVAAIGLPCVVKPVMSSSGKGQSTLRSEADIAPAWEYAQTGGRAGAGRCIVEGFIDFDYEITLLTVRHAGGTSFCAPIGHLQKDGDYRESWQPQPMSDKALARAEEISRAITDDLGGWGLFGVELFVKGDEVWFSEVSPRPHDTGLVTLVSQELSEFALHARAILGLPIPLIRQSGASASCALLAHGEGVPYFNNVAAALQVPDTAVRLFGKPSVHGHRRVGVTLARAETIDEARAIARDAAEAIGVELRS, from the coding sequence ATGGCCAAGCTTGGAACCCCGCTGTCCCCCTCCGCCACCCGCGTGCTGCTGCTGGGCTCGGGCGAACTTGGCAAGGAGGTGGCCATCGAGCTGCAGCGGTTGGGCGTGGAAGTGATTGCCGCCGACCGTTACGCCGATGCCCCGGCCATGCAGGTGGCACACCGCTCGCACGTGATCGACATGCTGGATGCGATGGCCCTGCGCCAGTTGATCGCGCAGGAGCAGCCGCACCTGGTGGTGCCGGAGATCGAGGCGATCCATACCGAGACCCTGGTGCAGCTGGAACAGGAGCAGGACCTGCAGGTGATTCCGACTGCGCGTGCCGCGCGCCTGACCATGGACCGTGAGGGCATCCGCCGCCTTGCCGCCGAGACGCTGGGCCTGCCGACCTCGCCGTACCGCTTTGTCGATACCGAGGCCGAGTACCGCGACGCCGTGGCGGCGATCGGCCTGCCGTGCGTGGTCAAGCCGGTGATGTCGTCCTCGGGCAAGGGCCAGAGCACGCTGCGCAGCGAGGCGGACATCGCCCCGGCCTGGGAGTACGCGCAGACCGGCGGCCGTGCCGGTGCCGGGCGCTGCATCGTCGAGGGATTCATCGACTTCGACTACGAGATCACCCTGCTGACAGTGCGCCACGCCGGTGGCACCTCGTTCTGCGCGCCGATCGGCCACCTGCAGAAGGATGGCGACTATCGCGAAAGCTGGCAGCCGCAGCCGATGTCGGACAAGGCACTGGCGCGTGCCGAGGAGATTTCGCGCGCGATCACCGATGACCTGGGTGGCTGGGGCCTGTTCGGTGTCGAGCTGTTCGTGAAGGGCGACGAGGTCTGGTTCAGCGAAGTATCGCCGCGTCCGCATGACACCGGTCTGGTGACGCTGGTATCGCAGGAACTCAGCGAGTTCGCGCTGCATGCGCGGGCCATCCTCGGCCTGCCGATCCCGCTGATCCGCCAGAGCGGTGCATCGGCCTCGTGCGCGCTGCTGGCGCATGGCGAGGGCGTGCCGTACTTCAACAACGTGGCCGCCGCACTGCAGGTGCCGGACACCGCCGTGCGCCTGTTCGGCAAGCCCAGCGTGCACGGCCATCGCCGTGTCGGCGTGACCCTGGCGCGTGCGGAAACCATCGACGAGGCGCGTGCCATCGCGCGTGATGCCGCCGAAGCCATCGGCGTCGAACTGCGCTCTTGA
- a CDS encoding endonuclease/exonuclease/phosphatase family protein, translated as MNAKPLILGLALLCGATAPAFATPPAMTEKPSAALRLATYNTSLYSDEAGGLIAELEGDSEHARKIAAVLQQARPDLVLLNEFDFDDAHRAADLFQKRYLEVAQPGGGKPLHFAYRYLAPVNTGVPSGLDLDNNGVVGGEGRGRGNDAWGYGLHPGQYGMLVLSRYPIDEAKVRSFQLLKWSAMPGAIRPIDPRTGKNFYNDTVWSQLRLSSKSHWDVPVKTPAGVVHALVSHPTPPVFDGPEKRNAARNHDELRLWQEYLSKGDKPWLCDDKGQCGGLAQDARFVILGDLNNDPVDGDGRHEAIVELIENARVLRYPTPRSVGAEQTSLAYAAKGIERKGAPFHATGDFGPKSGTMRLDYVLPSTGFEYIGSGVFWPANESAEAKIADGSDHHLVWVDVKP; from the coding sequence ATGAACGCCAAACCCCTGATCCTCGGCCTGGCCCTGCTCTGTGGCGCCACCGCTCCCGCCTTCGCCACGCCCCCCGCGATGACCGAAAAACCGTCTGCAGCGCTGCGCCTGGCCACCTACAACACCTCGCTGTATTCGGACGAAGCCGGCGGCCTGATCGCCGAGCTGGAAGGCGACAGCGAACACGCGCGCAAGATCGCTGCGGTACTGCAGCAGGCGCGCCCTGACCTGGTGCTGCTGAACGAATTCGATTTCGACGACGCCCATCGCGCTGCCGACCTGTTCCAGAAGCGTTACCTGGAAGTGGCCCAGCCCGGTGGCGGCAAGCCGCTGCACTTCGCCTACCGCTACCTGGCACCGGTGAACACCGGCGTGCCCAGCGGCCTGGACCTGGACAACAACGGCGTGGTCGGTGGTGAAGGCCGAGGCCGTGGCAACGACGCCTGGGGCTACGGCCTGCACCCGGGCCAGTACGGCATGCTGGTGCTGTCGCGCTACCCGATCGACGAAGCCAAGGTGCGCAGCTTCCAGCTGCTGAAGTGGAGTGCGATGCCGGGCGCGATCCGCCCGATCGATCCGCGTACCGGCAAAAACTTCTACAACGACACCGTCTGGTCGCAGCTGCGGCTGTCGTCGAAGTCGCATTGGGACGTGCCGGTGAAGACTCCGGCCGGCGTGGTGCATGCGCTGGTCTCGCATCCGACGCCGCCGGTGTTCGACGGCCCGGAAAAGCGCAACGCCGCGCGCAACCACGACGAACTGCGCCTGTGGCAGGAGTACCTGTCCAAGGGTGACAAGCCGTGGTTGTGCGACGACAAGGGCCAGTGCGGCGGCCTGGCCCAGGATGCACGCTTCGTCATCCTTGGCGACCTCAACAACGATCCGGTCGATGGCGATGGCCGCCACGAGGCGATCGTCGAACTGATCGAGAACGCCCGCGTTCTGCGCTACCCCACCCCGCGCAGCGTCGGCGCCGAGCAGACCAGCCTGGCCTATGCGGCCAAGGGCATCGAACGCAAGGGCGCACCGTTCCATGCCACCGGCGATTTCGGGCCGAAGTCAGGCACCATGCGCCTGGACTACGTACTGCCCTCGACCGGTTTCGAGTACATCGGCAGCGGCGTGTTCTGGCCTGCCAATGAAAGTGCCGAAGCGAAGATCGCCGACGGCAGCGACCACCACCTGGTGTGGGTGGACGTGAAGCCGTAA
- a CDS encoding arginyltransferase encodes MARHGDRDDELRLFQTGEHPCGYWPDRVARDLVLDPQDRRLGGLYPLALSWGFRRSGDLVYRPHCANCHACVAVRIPVARFAPDRSQRRCAARNADLEVRITAAMPREDLFELYHRYLVHRHAKGGMDDHGPHEFEQFLIGSWSHTRFMEMRLPGHDGQPSQLLGVAVTDVTEHGLSAVYTFFDPAHAARGLGTFAILQQLEWARREGLPHLYLGYWIREHQKMDYKRRYRPLEAYDGRRWHDFDDDLDGR; translated from the coding sequence ATGGCGAGACACGGCGACAGAGACGACGAACTGCGACTGTTCCAGACCGGCGAGCACCCCTGCGGGTACTGGCCGGACCGGGTCGCGCGCGATCTGGTGCTGGACCCGCAGGACCGTCGCCTCGGCGGGCTGTACCCGCTGGCCCTGAGCTGGGGCTTCCGCCGCAGCGGTGATCTGGTCTATCGCCCCCACTGTGCGAACTGCCACGCCTGCGTCGCCGTGCGCATCCCGGTGGCGCGCTTCGCCCCCGACCGCAGCCAGCGCCGCTGCGCCGCCCGCAATGCCGACCTGGAAGTGCGCATCACTGCAGCCATGCCGCGAGAGGATCTGTTCGAGCTGTACCACCGCTACCTGGTGCATCGTCATGCCAAGGGCGGCATGGACGACCACGGCCCGCACGAGTTCGAGCAGTTCCTGATCGGCAGCTGGTCACACACACGCTTCATGGAAATGCGCCTGCCCGGCCACGACGGCCAGCCCAGCCAGCTGCTGGGTGTGGCGGTGACCGATGTGACCGAGCACGGGCTGTCGGCGGTCTATACCTTCTTCGACCCCGCCCATGCCGCGCGCGGGCTGGGCACGTTCGCGATCCTGCAGCAGCTGGAGTGGGCGCGCCGCGAGGGCCTGCCACATCTGTACCTGGGCTACTGGATACGTGAGCACCAGAAGATGGACTACAAGCGGCGCTATCGACCGCTGGAGGCCTACGACGGCCGCCGCTGGCATGATTTCGATGACGATCTGGACGGACGCTGA
- a CDS encoding EF-hand domain-containing protein, translating into MIRTPLLLALLLGTSATGIALAADTPAAPAPRPAKLDTNGDGFIDRSEAAANPRLAAKFDELDKNKDGKLSRDELPRWKHGRHGGRGGERWAKLDANKDGRISREEAKADPRLAERFDQLDLNKDGYLDKADRELRMKQHRDAWFAAADTNKDGQLSKAEFDAAKGPMHGGPRHGGPRDGAAPKPQR; encoded by the coding sequence ATGATCCGTACCCCCCTGCTGCTGGCCCTGCTGCTCGGCACTTCCGCGACCGGTATCGCCTTGGCCGCCGACACCCCGGCTGCACCGGCACCGCGACCGGCCAAGCTGGATACCAATGGCGATGGCTTCATCGACCGCAGCGAAGCGGCGGCCAACCCACGCCTGGCCGCGAAGTTCGATGAGCTGGACAAGAACAAGGACGGCAAGCTCTCGCGTGATGAGCTGCCGCGCTGGAAGCATGGCCGCCACGGTGGTCGCGGCGGCGAGCGCTGGGCCAAGCTGGACGCGAACAAGGATGGCCGCATCAGCCGTGAGGAAGCCAAGGCCGATCCGCGCCTGGCCGAGCGTTTCGACCAGCTCGACCTCAACAAGGATGGCTACCTGGACAAGGCCGACCGCGAGCTGCGCATGAAGCAGCATCGTGACGCCTGGTTCGCCGCCGCCGATACCAACAAGGACGGCCAGCTGAGCAAGGCCGAGTTCGACGCCGCCAAGGGCCCGATGCACGGTGGCCCGCGCCACGGTGGCCCGCGTGACGGCGCCGCGCCGAAGCCGCAGCGCTGA
- a CDS encoding RNA polymerase sigma factor, whose product MTTFAASIDDTLHRELPAASGGCQHAYGRIVLACQNTVTAIALAITGDRQASEDIAQEAFVKGWQQLHQLRSASSFLPWLRQITRNLARDWLRAQRGRPLSGEAAEVALTMAADPAPGAADRLQRLEEEIAAEDIISTLPADSREVLLLYYREGQHSQQVADLLGLSDAAVRKRLSRARAQVREGLLQRFGEFARSSAPSAAFATTVVSMVMIAAPGTASAAILLGTGVGIGGSKLGLGGVSAAGGTAMGTLTATLGQLHVLPAESWGAIAGGVIGGAIGSYLGARFLMSYTETESERTQVRRFVRLNTGTGLVWCLLILLAVLLQAPVWGQLLALALGLGVVNYQCLVPLQRVMAPMIARDSARRGRSGTNWKFESMYGRTGIIGANVFVIGLVAYSLMHSGRL is encoded by the coding sequence ATGACGACCTTCGCCGCAAGCATCGACGACACACTGCACCGCGAACTGCCGGCCGCCAGCGGCGGCTGCCAGCATGCATATGGGCGCATCGTGCTGGCCTGCCAGAACACGGTCACCGCCATCGCCCTGGCCATCACCGGCGACCGCCAGGCCAGCGAGGACATCGCCCAGGAAGCGTTCGTGAAAGGCTGGCAGCAGCTGCACCAGCTGCGCAGCGCGAGCAGCTTCCTGCCCTGGCTGCGGCAGATCACCCGCAACCTCGCCCGTGACTGGCTGCGCGCGCAACGTGGCCGACCGCTGAGTGGCGAAGCTGCCGAAGTGGCGTTGACCATGGCAGCGGATCCGGCCCCCGGTGCGGCGGATCGCCTGCAGCGGCTGGAAGAGGAAATCGCTGCCGAAGACATCATCTCTACCCTGCCCGCCGACAGCCGCGAAGTACTGCTGCTGTACTACCGCGAGGGCCAGCATTCGCAGCAGGTCGCTGACCTGCTCGGGCTGAGCGACGCGGCGGTACGCAAGCGCCTGTCACGCGCCCGTGCGCAGGTGCGCGAGGGCCTGCTGCAGCGCTTCGGTGAATTCGCCCGCAGCAGCGCGCCCAGTGCCGCGTTTGCAACGACGGTGGTGTCGATGGTGATGATCGCTGCGCCCGGCACGGCAAGCGCAGCGATCCTGCTGGGTACCGGTGTCGGTATCGGTGGCAGCAAGCTCGGCCTGGGTGGCGTCAGCGCTGCGGGCGGCACCGCGATGGGCACGTTGACCGCTACGCTGGGCCAGCTGCACGTGCTCCCAGCCGAAAGCTGGGGTGCGATTGCCGGCGGTGTCATCGGCGGCGCGATCGGCAGCTATCTCGGTGCCCGCTTCCTGATGTCGTACACCGAGACCGAAAGCGAACGCACGCAGGTACGCCGTTTTGTACGCCTCAACACCGGCACCGGCCTGGTCTGGTGCCTGCTGATCCTGCTGGCGGTGCTGCTGCAGGCACCGGTATGGGGGCAGTTGCTGGCGTTGGCACTGGGCCTGGGCGTGGTCAACTACCAGTGTCTGGTGCCGCTGCAGCGGGTGATGGCACCGATGATTGCGCGCGATTCGGCGCGGCGCGGGCGCAGCGGAACCAACTGGAAATTCGAATCCATGTATGGCCGCACCGGCATCATCGGCGCGAACGTGTTCGTGATCGGCCTGGTGGCGTACTCGCTGATGCACAGCGGCCGCCTGTAA
- a CDS encoding pathogenicity-like protein: protein MRQIFSSQRVETVEGVAELLRSHDIQVKVTNGRSYKTRRRGQFSYTDLGNAGAYPAVWVVRADDQPRAREILRDARLLDTTRRDHPTAEFAFRDDVQESAGGRGWAWRIRIALLVVIAGVALVIGLRHRGAPAPATPAPATPVPAPQAQPQQAQPAAPAPPEEEEVRVRIQPAK, encoded by the coding sequence ATGCGTCAGATTTTCAGCAGCCAGCGCGTGGAAACCGTGGAAGGCGTGGCCGAGCTCCTGCGCAGTCACGACATCCAGGTGAAGGTCACCAACGGGCGCTCGTACAAGACGCGCCGCCGGGGCCAGTTCAGCTATACCGACCTGGGCAATGCCGGTGCCTACCCGGCGGTCTGGGTCGTGCGTGCCGACGACCAGCCGCGCGCGCGCGAAATCCTGCGCGACGCCCGCCTGCTCGACACCACCCGCCGTGACCACCCGACCGCCGAGTTCGCCTTCCGCGATGATGTGCAGGAAAGTGCTGGTGGTCGTGGCTGGGCCTGGCGCATCCGCATCGCCCTGCTGGTGGTGATCGCCGGCGTGGCGCTGGTGATCGGCCTGCGCCATCGCGGTGCCCCTGCCCCCGCAACCCCTGCCCCCGCAACCCCGGTGCCCGCACCGCAGGCCCAGCCGCAGCAAGCCCAGCCGGCCGCGCCGGCACCGCCGGAAGAAGAGGAAGTGCGGGTCCGCATCCAGCCGGCGAAGTAG
- the tesB gene encoding acyl-CoA thioesterase II: MAAPLNDTPEPVVSELIDLLTLERLEDNLFRGQSRDIGTKYVFGGQVLGQALAAAQATVDNGRHVHSLHAYFLRAGNIDHPIVYDVDRTRDGGSFSVRRVTAIQHGKVIFFCAASFQQAESGAEHQHKMPEVPQPEDIEPNRPLPAEVLERLPIKVQRWLSRGGPFEFRHVYPRDELNPPKRPPYHQVWLRLSERVGDAPELHQALLAYASDFHLLGTATFPHGISYYHPHVQMASLDHAIWFHRPFRADDWLLYSLDSPSAQDSRGLARGQFFTRDGVLVASTAQEGLIRVVPDQAAAAAVPAKD; encoded by the coding sequence GTGGCCGCCCCCTTGAACGACACGCCCGAACCCGTCGTCTCCGAGCTGATCGATCTGCTCACCCTGGAGCGGCTGGAGGACAACCTGTTCCGCGGCCAGAGCCGCGACATCGGCACCAAGTACGTGTTCGGCGGGCAGGTGCTGGGCCAGGCCTTGGCGGCCGCCCAGGCCACGGTCGACAACGGTCGCCATGTGCATTCGCTGCATGCCTATTTCCTGCGCGCCGGCAACATCGACCATCCGATCGTCTACGACGTCGACCGCACCCGCGACGGTGGCAGTTTCTCGGTGCGCCGGGTGACCGCGATCCAGCATGGCAAGGTGATCTTCTTCTGTGCTGCCTCGTTCCAGCAGGCCGAATCCGGTGCCGAGCACCAGCACAAGATGCCCGAAGTGCCGCAGCCGGAAGACATCGAACCGAACAGGCCGCTGCCGGCGGAGGTGCTTGAGCGCCTGCCGATCAAGGTGCAGCGCTGGCTGTCGCGCGGTGGTCCGTTCGAGTTCCGCCATGTGTATCCGCGCGATGAACTGAACCCGCCCAAGCGCCCGCCCTACCACCAGGTCTGGCTGCGCCTGAGCGAGCGTGTAGGCGATGCTCCCGAGCTGCACCAGGCGCTGCTGGCCTACGCGTCGGACTTCCACCTGCTGGGCACGGCGACCTTCCCGCACGGGATCAGCTACTACCATCCGCACGTGCAGATGGCCTCGCTGGACCACGCGATCTGGTTCCATCGCCCGTTCCGCGCCGACGATTGGCTGCTGTACTCGCTGGACAGCCCCAGCGCGCAGGATTCGCGCGGCCTGGCCCGCGGCCAGTTCTTCACCCGTGATGGCGTGCTGGTTGCCAGCACCGCCCAGGAAGGCTTGATCCGCGTGGTTCCGGACCAGGCAGCAGCGGCCGCCGTGCCGGCCAAGGATTGA
- a CDS encoding enoyl-CoA hydratase/isomerase family protein: protein MTTLIEVINHGPIRELRLARPPVNALDTELCRQLIHAIELAMAEDAHGIVLSGSERIFTGGMDVPHLLSHGDDKHKLLDTWNAFFGAVRTLAESRIPVVAAITGHAPAGGCVLALCCDYRVMARSADPARPYAIGLNEVQVGLIAPEGIQRLLRRAVGAHRSSVLLGTGALVPAEQALQIGLVDELVDGELVVARAVAWLQDLLKQPRQPMLLTRAIARAELHDALHPDLIQLDRFVEAWFAPDAQNALQALAARLGK, encoded by the coding sequence ATGACGACGCTCATCGAGGTGATCAACCATGGCCCCATCCGCGAACTGCGGCTGGCGCGGCCGCCGGTCAATGCACTGGACACCGAGCTGTGCCGGCAGTTGATCCATGCCATCGAACTGGCGATGGCCGAGGACGCGCACGGGATCGTGCTGTCCGGCAGCGAGCGCATCTTCACCGGCGGCATGGACGTGCCGCACCTGCTCTCGCATGGCGATGACAAGCACAAGCTGCTGGACACCTGGAACGCGTTCTTCGGCGCGGTACGCACGCTTGCCGAGAGCCGCATCCCGGTGGTTGCGGCGATCACCGGCCATGCACCGGCCGGCGGCTGCGTGCTGGCCCTGTGCTGCGACTACCGGGTGATGGCACGCAGTGCCGATCCGGCGCGCCCGTACGCCATCGGCCTGAACGAAGTGCAGGTCGGCCTGATCGCACCGGAAGGAATCCAGCGCCTGTTGCGCCGTGCGGTGGGTGCACACCGCTCCAGCGTCCTGCTGGGCACCGGCGCACTGGTACCCGCCGAACAGGCCCTGCAGATCGGCCTGGTGGATGAACTGGTTGATGGCGAGCTGGTGGTGGCCCGCGCGGTGGCCTGGCTGCAGGACCTGCTGAAGCAGCCGCGGCAGCCGATGCTGCTGACCCGGGCCATCGCCCGCGCGGAGCTGCACGACGCCCTGCACCCGGACCTGATCCAGCTCGACCGCTTCGTCGAGGCCTGGTTCGCCCCGGATGCGCAGAACGCGCTGCAGGCGCTTGCCGCCCGCCTCGGCAAGTAA
- a CDS encoding copper chaperone PCu(A)C, with product MITKPCVGVLFALCALAASASAAEQRCVTVEQGWARMPPNPAMPMTAGYGTIRNGCSKAVTITGASSVAFGDVSLHETTVVDGISRMRAIERLPLAPGARAELKPGGLHLMLMDGKGALKEGQAVPLRLQLEGGGEAGTTLTVRKVAP from the coding sequence ATGATAACCAAACCATGCGTTGGCGTACTGTTCGCGTTGTGTGCGCTTGCAGCATCAGCGTCGGCGGCCGAACAGCGCTGCGTGACGGTGGAGCAAGGCTGGGCGCGGATGCCGCCGAATCCAGCGATGCCGATGACCGCTGGCTACGGGACAATCCGCAACGGCTGCAGCAAGGCCGTGACCATCACCGGTGCCAGCAGCGTTGCGTTCGGTGATGTGTCATTGCACGAAACCACGGTGGTGGACGGCATCAGCCGGATGCGCGCGATCGAACGCCTGCCGCTGGCGCCGGGCGCGCGTGCCGAGCTTAAACCCGGCGGCCTGCACCTGATGCTGATGGATGGCAAGGGTGCGCTGAAGGAGGGGCAGGCGGTGCCGCTGCGCCTGCAGCTGGAAGGCGGTGGTGAAGCGGGTACGACGCTGACCGTGCGCAAGGTCGCGCCGTAA